CCCGCTTTGGCAAATGTGAACGCCTGGTTTCGAACCAAATCACCAGCAGGACACAAAGGCTGTCGCTTCCTTGTGGGCGCCCAAGCCGAGAGCCCGTGGCTTCACACCACGGCATCGATTGCATCAATGAGCAACTTTGCTAAAAATGGCTTCTTCAGAAAGGCCACACAGCCGAGATCAAGCGCTTCCTGGCGAACCGCCTCATTGTCGATCCCGGTCATAAAGATGACAGGCATACTGCTGCCCGATGAAGCCAGCCTCCGCTTCAAATCGATACCGGAAATCCCCGCAAGGCGAATGTCCACGAGGAGACACGCGGCTTTGCAGTTGGCGGCATCTTCCATAAACGACTCCGCCGACCTGAATGCCAGGACGTTGAATCCACGGGCCGACAACAGGCGGTTGAGACCTTGTAGCATGCTGGGATCGTCTTCGACGATCGCTATCGTGCGCA
This portion of the Bradyrhizobium diazoefficiens genome encodes:
- a CDS encoding response regulator, whose product is MRTIAIVEDDPSMLQGLNRLLSARGFNVLAFRSAESFMEDAANCKAACLLVDIRLAGISGIDLKRRLASSGSSMPVIFMTGIDNEAVRQEALDLGCVAFLKKPFLAKLLIDAIDAVV